In a single window of the Chelonia mydas isolate rCheMyd1 chromosome 8, rCheMyd1.pri.v2, whole genome shotgun sequence genome:
- the GLUL gene encoding glutamine synthetase isoform X2 gives MATSASSHLSKAIKQMYMKLPQGEKVQAMYIWIDGTGEHLRCKTRTLDQEPKSIEDLPEWNFDGSSTFQSEGSNSDMYLLPAAMFRDPFRKDPNKLVLCEVLKYNRKSAETNLRHTCKRIMDMVSNQIPWFGMEQEYTLLGTDGHPFGWPSNGFPGPQGPYYCGVGADKAYGRDIVEAHYRACLYAGVKIGGTNAEVMPAQWEFQVGPCEGIEMGDHLWIARFILHRVCEDFGVIVSFDPKPISGNWNGAGCHTNFSTKSMREEGGLKHIEEAIEKLSKRHQYHIRAYDPKGGLDNARRLTGFHETSSIHEFSAGVANRGASIRIPRNVGQEKRGYFEDRRPSANCDPYAVTEALIRTCLLSETGDEPFEYKN, from the exons ATGGCCACCTCTGCAAGTTCCCACCTGAGCAAAGCTATAAAGCAGATGTACATGAAGCTGCCTCAAGGTGAAAAGGTGCAAGCTATGTACATCTGGATTGATGGGACTGGGGAGCACCTGCGCTGTAAAACCCGGACACTGGACCAAGAGCCCAAGAGCATTGAAG ATCTGCCCGAGTGGAACTTCGACGGCTCAAGCACCTTCCAGTCAGAGGGTTCAAACAGTGACATGTACCTTCTCCCTGCTGCCATGTTCCGGGACCCTTTCCGCAAGGACCCCAACAAGCTGGTTCTTTGTGAGGTCTTAAAATACAACCGCAAGTCAGCAG AGACCAACCTAAGGCACACCTGTAAACGGATTATGGATATGGTGTCTAACCAGATCCCCTGGtttgggatggagcaggaataCACTCTTCTTGGGACAGATGGACATCCATTTGGCTGGCCTTCCAATGGCTTCCCTGGGCCCCAGG GTCCATATTACTGCGGCGTAGGAGCAGACAAAGCCTATGGCAGAGACATTGTGGAAGCGCATTATCGTGCGTGTCTCTATGCTGGTGTTAAAATTGGAGGAACAAATGCAGAAGTGATGCCCGCACAG TGGGAATTCCAGGTGGGCCCATGTGAAGGGATTGAGATGGGGGATCACCTCTGGATTGCACGCTTCATCCTACATCGGGTGTGTGAAGACTTTGGGGTAATCGTGTCCTTCGATCCCAAACCCATCTCTGGGAATTGGAATGGAGCCGGTTGCCACACCAACTTCAGCACCAAGTCTAtgagggaggaaggaggcctCAA GCATATAGAAGAGGCCATTGAGAAGCTCAGCAAGCGGCACCAGTACCACATCCGTGCTTATGACCCAAAAGGGGGGCTGGACAACGCCAGGCGCCTGACTGGCTTCCACGAGACATCCAGCATCCACGAATTCTCTGCTGGCGTGGCCAACCGTGGGGCCAGTATCCGTATCCCCAGAAACGTGGGCCAAGAAAAGAGAGGCTACTTCGAGGACCGCCGGCCCTCTGCCAACTGCGACCCTTATGCTGTGACAGAGGCACTAATCCGTACGTGTCTTCTCAGCGAAACCGGGGATGAGCCCTTTGAGTACAAGAACTAA
- the GLUL gene encoding glutamine synthetase isoform X1, which translates to MGRQGAGAARAEHGSASGEVSARPSVRPAGLSAASPPPARSARTPVTHPAAMATSASSHLSKAIKQMYMKLPQGEKVQAMYIWIDGTGEHLRCKTRTLDQEPKSIEDLPEWNFDGSSTFQSEGSNSDMYLLPAAMFRDPFRKDPNKLVLCEVLKYNRKSAETNLRHTCKRIMDMVSNQIPWFGMEQEYTLLGTDGHPFGWPSNGFPGPQGPYYCGVGADKAYGRDIVEAHYRACLYAGVKIGGTNAEVMPAQWEFQVGPCEGIEMGDHLWIARFILHRVCEDFGVIVSFDPKPISGNWNGAGCHTNFSTKSMREEGGLKHIEEAIEKLSKRHQYHIRAYDPKGGLDNARRLTGFHETSSIHEFSAGVANRGASIRIPRNVGQEKRGYFEDRRPSANCDPYAVTEALIRTCLLSETGDEPFEYKN; encoded by the exons ATGGGCCGGCAGGGAGCCGGCGCCGCCAGAGCCGAGCATGGGAGCGCCTCGGGGGAAGTGAGCGCTCGCCCATCCGTCCGCCCAGCCGGCCTCTCCGCCGCATCGCCGCCCCCTGCTCGGTCGGCAAG GACCCCAGTAACGCACCCCGCAGCCATGGCCACCTCTGCAAGTTCCCACCTGAGCAAAGCTATAAAGCAGATGTACATGAAGCTGCCTCAAGGTGAAAAGGTGCAAGCTATGTACATCTGGATTGATGGGACTGGGGAGCACCTGCGCTGTAAAACCCGGACACTGGACCAAGAGCCCAAGAGCATTGAAG ATCTGCCCGAGTGGAACTTCGACGGCTCAAGCACCTTCCAGTCAGAGGGTTCAAACAGTGACATGTACCTTCTCCCTGCTGCCATGTTCCGGGACCCTTTCCGCAAGGACCCCAACAAGCTGGTTCTTTGTGAGGTCTTAAAATACAACCGCAAGTCAGCAG AGACCAACCTAAGGCACACCTGTAAACGGATTATGGATATGGTGTCTAACCAGATCCCCTGGtttgggatggagcaggaataCACTCTTCTTGGGACAGATGGACATCCATTTGGCTGGCCTTCCAATGGCTTCCCTGGGCCCCAGG GTCCATATTACTGCGGCGTAGGAGCAGACAAAGCCTATGGCAGAGACATTGTGGAAGCGCATTATCGTGCGTGTCTCTATGCTGGTGTTAAAATTGGAGGAACAAATGCAGAAGTGATGCCCGCACAG TGGGAATTCCAGGTGGGCCCATGTGAAGGGATTGAGATGGGGGATCACCTCTGGATTGCACGCTTCATCCTACATCGGGTGTGTGAAGACTTTGGGGTAATCGTGTCCTTCGATCCCAAACCCATCTCTGGGAATTGGAATGGAGCCGGTTGCCACACCAACTTCAGCACCAAGTCTAtgagggaggaaggaggcctCAA GCATATAGAAGAGGCCATTGAGAAGCTCAGCAAGCGGCACCAGTACCACATCCGTGCTTATGACCCAAAAGGGGGGCTGGACAACGCCAGGCGCCTGACTGGCTTCCACGAGACATCCAGCATCCACGAATTCTCTGCTGGCGTGGCCAACCGTGGGGCCAGTATCCGTATCCCCAGAAACGTGGGCCAAGAAAAGAGAGGCTACTTCGAGGACCGCCGGCCCTCTGCCAACTGCGACCCTTATGCTGTGACAGAGGCACTAATCCGTACGTGTCTTCTCAGCGAAACCGGGGATGAGCCCTTTGAGTACAAGAACTAA